In Rosa rugosa chromosome 4, drRosRugo1.1, whole genome shotgun sequence, the genomic stretch AAAAATTGTGTTAAAAAATATGATGCGATTGAACTTGACCCGTATTAGTGAATTGCACATGTTTTtcaaatatatttcaaaatatgaaatcgATGACTTGTGAACTTcatgcaacaaaaaaaaaaaaaaaaaaaaattacattatcATCAATAGACTTCCTAGTAGAGTGCTTGGTTTCAAATCTCCTCTAAAGGGAGAAAGATTGATCTATCTCACTTAAAGGTCTCTGGCTGCACATGCTTTGTTCATATTTAAGCTCATCAACgtgataaacttgatcctagagCCAATAAGTGTGTTTTTCTAGGATACTCATCCACACAAAGGGGTATAAATGCTACAACTATGCTACTAGGAAGCTTATTGTTTCCAGGGACGTGAGATTTGATGAAGTAACTCCCTATTTCACTAAGAAACCATGTGATATTGGTCAGGGGGAGTTTCTATCTTATCCGTTTCCAAGTCCTAATCTTCCTGTTGATGAGGATTGCAACTTGCCTGTCAATCCTGATCTTCCTGTTGATGAGGATTGCAACTCGTCTATCAATCCTGATATTCCAGTTCAAGAAGTTCCAGCTGTAATCTCTGATTCAGAAATTGATATGCAATCTGATGTTGAGTCTTCCTCTCCACCAGCAGTTATTCTTCGTAGAAACCCTTTGGTATCTCCACCTACAGTTGTTCTTCGTAGAAATCCTCCACGACAACGAGGTCCTCCGTCAAAGCTTAATGACTATAAAACCTACACTGCAAGGTATCCGATGACACACTTTATATCTTATAAGAATTTTTCCTCTGCTCATTCTGCTTTTCTAAGTGATTGTACTCATGAACCTCAAAGTTTTGAGGAAGCTAATTAGCTTGATGTATGGAAGCAAGCTATGGCAGATGAACTTCAAGCACTTCATGACAATAATACATGGTGTGTTGTTCGAATTCCTAAAGGGAAGAAGGTTGTAGGCAGTCGTTGGGTTTACAAAACGAAGCTTCATTCAGATGGTTCTGTGGAGAGACATAAGGCTCGTTTGGTAGCTCATGGTTTTACTCAAACATATGGAGTAGACTACAAGGAGacttttgctcctgttgctaAAATGAGTACAATGAGAGTTTTGTTATCAGTTGCAGTCAATCATGCTTGGCCTCTAtatcaaatggatgtaaaaaatgtgtttttacatGGTGATCTTGAAGAAAAGGTTTACATGAAGTTGCCTCCCAGTCATCCTCAATCTCATGATCCCAAGATAGTATGCAAGCTTCATAAGTCTATTTATGGCTTAAAGCAATCTCCTCGTGCTTGGTATGCCAAGCTCAGTTCAGTACTTGAGGAAGTTGGTTTTCAAAGAAGCAATGCAGATTCTTCTTTGTTTGTTCGGATTGGTTCAACTAGTAAGCTTGTGGTACTCatctatgttgatgatttaaTTGTGACAGGTGACAATGTTGAAGAGATTAATACTCTCAAGCAATCTTTGCGAAATAGGTTTGCTTTGAAAGATTTGGGCATTCTCAAATATTTTCTTGGTATAGAAGTGGCCACTTCTCAGAAAGGTCTTTTTctaaaccaaagaaaatatgttcCTGATCTTTTACAAGATACTGATCTGCAGGACTGCAAGCCAGCTTGCACTCCTCTTGACAGCAAGCTCCAATTTGATGTACAAGGTGAGCCTCTCCTGAATGTGAGCTATTATCAAAGGCTGGTAGTTAAACTTATTTATCGTACCATTACTCGTCCCGATATAGCTTATGCAGTAAGCATTGTCAGTCATTTCATGCATTCTCCCACTTTGGCTCATCTTCACATTGTTAAACGAATTCTTCGTTATCTCAAAGGCTCTGTTGGAACAGGTGTTTTGATTAAAAACAATGGTAACACTCAAATCATGGGTTACACAGATGCTGATTGGGCAGGGAACTCTCTTGATTGTAAATCAACTACCGGTTTCTGCACATTTGTTGGTGGTAACTTAGTTACCTGGAAAAGCAAGAAGCAGACAGTTGTTGCTCTCTCTAGTGTAGAGGCGGCTGAATATAGAGCTATGGCTTCCACTGCTTGTGAGCTCATTTGGTAAAAAGGTCTCCTATCTGATTTGGGGTTTCCTAGTAgtcaaccaatgtcccttttttGTGACAATCAAGCTACAATGCATATTGCTTCTAATCCGGTTTTTCATGAAAGAACCAAGCATATAGAAGTTGATTATCACTACATTCGAGCTCAAGTCCAATCCAAGATCATTGATACTCACTACACCCGAAGCCATGATCAGTTAGCTGATATTTTCACCAAATCCCTTCCCACTGCTCAGTTTCACATAATTTTGGGCAAGCTTGGATCAATGAATCCCCTTAATccagcttgagggggagtattggaAGTATGGTTGCAGTATGGCTATTTCTCCTACAACCTTACTTTCTACTGTTAATAGTTTACCTTAGTTGTTAGAGTTGTTTAGCTAAGTTATGGTTGGGTTGTCCCTTAAATTAAGGATCagcttttctgtttctttttctcctctttGTGTATATACAAAGTTTCTGTCTTGTTTTCTTCCAGCTCAACCTCTATATCTGATATGAGCACTTCATAGCATCTGTAATAACcggatttttttataattaatcaaaagcaaggaacatgatcatttcattctttacctttcatgatgattgtcgattagagcactatgaattgttgccgacactcgatcgaccgacagcagaaacttaattcctttcctttctatttctctctcgttctctctctcgtttcctctcgtcacagtcgaagaaacaaaacagagcTTTGTTCATCGTGCTGCACCGTCCACCACAGACCACCAAACAACCTCAGACCACCttccacggcttcgcctcgaccttgcgcagctaccggaggtaaccttgcgcggcggcacggccggcagcgacggcggcgaccccgagtccggtttagctcgttttcgttccaaactcgatatctcgagctacagagcaccatttcacttgattcttggctcattgagctcgcctcatcttcctatacaagcaccaagaaggatcggaactggatcgaacgttttcacgttcgtcggagctcgacccgtgcggatcgaacaaccaaccttcggatcaagatatctcgagctatacacgatcgtttcttgtgattcttggcttgttgagttcataaggaagttctgaacaattctccagaagggatcgaggcgtgaggttgtagttttcacgtcgattttggagctcgccggtttctggaaaaattccggccaccgactgatttttggtacatttcgatcccttcctgtcattttttggtcttgtgctagttatgaaaagtgtccagaatgagaaaacgaaggggacaagcacagccccgataccaattgtggtggtcggcggtggctctgtccctaactccggcggccctttccggccacctccggaggtcaaaaatttagtttctgtccattttatgattctatgtttcgatacgatcatttcggcgtattatacgcatttttcggttatcgtatgaattagttatgaattttgagatttcgatcgatttcgatcgttagatttatgatctgtggaattaggaccgtcagatgaacctataattttgatatgatgatcgtatgactgccccagaggctttgtgtggtcatgggcgaagatccgaccgttggatcttcgtataattgctaaacagtgattagggaggcgattcgtgagaatccgtccgttggattttcgtataaattagcggagatgttagtaaggacgattcaggaagatccgaccgttggatcttcgtaatgatttttggaggatgatcctaaaggcgatctgtgaggatccgaccgttggatcatcatttgatttcgatccgaccgttggatcatcatttaatttcgatccgaccgttggattgtcgtttgattttgtctttgagttattggctaagttaaggtcatgtttgattaggtgatcgacggttggatttggcggacgattcgtgaaattgtattttgagctgttaagaagacgcagcgggaatttagaggtgagtaaacctcacgtggttcatattacgaaccgaataaatttaattaccttattttgtcgtaattgcgtgaaaatatttatggaataaatatttgttttaaaatcatatggacttgatcaactacggtccatgggtaagtaaaatgatttttactatacaaatgaatttctcggttttattgcatgtgaactatagttggtattagtggtcattcctgagtgggtgattacgtatatatatatttacgtgattatatgtggaatggtgtgacattgaagggtgtggaatttgggatgattaaattattatgaattgacatgtgacttaccatatttatatgtgatgaacatgattgatgagttcttgttaatattcatgatttacattggaggatgtatagagttagagaatgtagggttctgaggatgaggtgtccgaagttcgacggttaaggataaccggagtgtttgtgtgctgaggacggggatgtccaaggtgcgacggtttattattaaccgaagttgtgtgctgaggacggggatgtccaaagcgcgacggtttattattaaccgaagtatatggtgctgaggacggggatgtccaaagcgcgacggtttattattaaccgaagtatgtcgcatttcttgcacctaggccaaggtgactggtagcgatgtggttagagctctaacgtgctgttgggatggaccaaagtggtgttatgtgggttgggtttttgcaggaccagtgtggtgtattgtgatttgaggattgtgaaaatgtattccttgtggttttacatgagtggtttgatgtctctttgcagacgtaatactgttgaattttacttgaactgaaatttaataaatcaacagttctttctttttactcatacgggctgtcaaaagcttaccgggttttgtgttgttgcaatcccggtacactattcaaacggtgtagcggataaccctgcaggtcaggagaaccaggacggtgatcgggcagcttagagtagtgttatgtgaattacagcattatattgtgaggtttgttatgctcatttagagctttacaattttactttgtaagagtgaattgtaataattaactcgaggttttcgagttttgtgttgagtggcgagtggtgtgtttgtttctgagaaaaaaattcagaacgttatttgtattaattgtttattcatgtttcggatttgaattggttattcaaaattcggggcgtgacagcatCAGTATTGTTAATGCTGCTAGGATGAACCTTAAGCAGGGGATCAGTATACTAAGATAGCACCAGTATTGTGAATAGAAAGAGCTCAATCTTTAACAATACTGAGAGGTAAGAAGTATGAGTTTGCTTGTTGAGAGCTCAACTTAGAAGTTAATGGTTAACCGAGCTGTCTTACTGTTCACCTCACTCTCTTGTAGTTAGTCCTGGCTATGAACAGGAGAGTTCTTGAATCAACTAGGACAGTGAGCTTGTGATTTCTTCAACGAAGATTGGGGCACATGATTATATTCTTTCCTCTTCTGATTCATGTTTTCAACTTTTAGTTTTACTCATGTTTCTTTTCAATACAGTTAGTTAGATGCAACCACATTATTCCTTCCTTAGGGGAAACATTCCAGATGCTCTGAGGAAACTTCAGGTACTAAAAatcaatattttatttttaagctTATGTTCggaataacaaaaaaaaaaaaaaaaaacctctagCTGTTATACAATTAGAGAAAAGGATACTAGAATGAAGCTGGAATGTATGTAATCTGATGGAATCAAACCTTTTCTAAATCTCGGAGTAGTAAAGAATATCGCAGTTCACGTTTTCTTTTTACCATAAATTAACGTTCAGATGGTGAATTATAAATTGTACATTCACAAACACAAAGCTTGAACCTTGTTCATCAACCGGTACACTTTACGATCCAGTTTTAACCTCCTGGCAACTGTTATAGGATCTTCATTTCTAAGAAAACAACCTTCCACAACTGACCTGAACAACCTTAATTCTGCAGCTGAAGTCCCTACTGCAACAATAATGTATCCATTTATATAAATGTCACACTTCAACAGCGTCCGAGTGCCTGTGAGTTTTGCCACAAACGTTCCCCGTTTTCCCTGTTTTTAACATACTTATCCTTCTCGTATACCAATTTTGCACAAAGCCCACCATTGTGAAACCCAGTCTTGATGACTTCATGTAGCACACTGCCATTAGTATTTCTACTGCCTTGGTTGCTGGAATACTAGTTCGATTACTTGCCATAAGTTCAAGAACAACCCCAACCTTGACTATAGTATCTGGATTCATTGTCTTTCTGGTGGTTGAAATTGTCAAGCGACGCCCAGCCGTGTTCAATGTGCATGAAATGCCATGCCCATGTAAAAACCACTGCACAAACGGCCAAGCTTCTTGCACCTCAGTTTCTCGGCCTGTTTAGATAGGCAAAAGGTAAGAGGTTACTTCAAGCATGCCATATGAATCCAAGCAAGGGCCACACTTCTCATCCATTCCCATGCGATTGACGTTTGGGTCCCAAATCAGTTTCCCTTCTCCAAAAAGAGTTTTCTCATCTCACTAATGCAAGTTTCCGGATTCATGTGGTTAACATGCAATGCAGTCGACGACAATCTTCCTGACTAGCACGAACGACCGAGATACACCCACAACAGCAATTAAGAGTGTTGTCGTTGAGAAAAAGTTTACAACACGTCAATGCTGTAAGTGCCTCTAGGGAGCAAGCAAGACATTCCCGCTGCTTAACAAATTGTTCATTCTTGATCCCAAATTGGGAGCAAAGTCCACCTTTCTTGATTCCCGATCTTGATGAGGATATGACATCCTAGTGTTTCTATTGCCATATGTGGTGGAACGTGAGTTGTTGTCAAAAGTTCAACGAGACGCTTAGCCATCTCAAAATAATTTCGGTCCTCAGTCCTGGTtgttgacactgtcatgcaacGTTCAGGTAGATTCAAAGCGCATGCAATGCCATACTCTTCTAGAGACAATTCCACCATCGGCCAAATGTCTTGCAAACTTGTCATCTTGTTTTTCATGGAAGAATGCAGAGAAAGAGGTCTCgttccaagaagaagaagggtcaGACTTGTCGATCTCCATGCAGTCAACTTTCTGCGCCATATCATTGTTCTCCATCGTCACAGACTCAAGGTGTGGTTTGAAACACATGCAGAAGACACTACAACAAAAAGTCTCTTTAGCGACCAAGTTTTTCgcgaggaatttattttcctcacTAAATATCACATTTCACGAGGAATAATTAAGTTCCTCACTAAATGCCATGGGTTTTTTACGAGGAACATATTTTCCTCCCTATATATCACTTTCTACgacaaatatttcagttcatcaCTAAAGGTGACCACAATTTGGTCTTTCACATCGTCGtgttattagcgaggaaatatgagACTTCAGTGACGAATTTTTTCATCGCAAAAACAACATTCAacgaggaaataatgatttcgtcgttatttgtttggcggcAAATTGTTTAGGACCCGCCTAATTTGATGGCGACAAAAATATGGTTTCCTCGCTGAAAATCTATTTTCTACGAGAAACCATTTCCTCGTTAAAAGAAACAATTAGCGATGAAATAACACTTTtctcgttattagtttggcggataATTGAGTAAGGCCCGCCAAATTCATTGGCGACAAAACTATGGGTTTCTCGCTAAAAGTCTATGTTCTACGAGGAACCATTTCCTCattaaaagaaacaattagcgaggaaataacactttcctcgttattagtttggcggataATTGAGTAAAACCCGCTAAATTCATTGGCGACAAAACTATGGTTTTCTCGCTAAAAGTCTATGTTCTATGAGGAACCATTTCCTCGTTAAAAGAaacaattagcgaggaaataacactttcctcgttattagtttggcggataATTGAGTAAAACCCGCTAAATTCATTAGTGACAAaactatggtttcctcgctaaaagtctaTATTCATCGAGGAATGATTTCCTCaccaaaagaagcaattaatgAGGAAATAACGCTTtcctcgttattagtttggtaGAAAATTGTGTTAACTTAGCGTAAGGAAcagattttcatattttgatcacttttcaatcgcatattcacatcttaaccgttcaatttttaggtatatatgagtagatcacttttgcaaatttttagcaaaattgatgatcgttaaggcatctaaaaatgcaatttacacgaacggttcaggttggacagattctgtttgttcgtgtaaattgcagttttggatgccttaacgatcatcaatttgactgaaaatttgcagagatgatatattcatatatacctaaaaactgaacggttaagatgtgaatatgtgatcaaaaagtggtcaaaatatggaaatccgttccttaagCTAAGTTAAGAACCTCCTTAGCGGAGGaagattctatatatatatatatatatatattctcactCCTCAATTCCTTCCCTCTAATCTTCCGCTCactacacacacatatatatttaaATAACTTATTCTCACTCCTCAATTCCTTCTCCTTAATCTTCTGCTCACTTTGCATACTTGACGTTTCCACTAAGGGACTCTTCTTTATGCATATTACTATATTACATGTGACTCACTATGTAATTCCAATTCAAATGCTCTAGTTTTATAACTCTCTTTTAAGATGTAGAACTTAGAAGAAAAGTAGACGATCACACTATGTTCAATATGATCATCATGATAATTCATGATAATTAATAACTAAATGGTACTCAATTTAGCTTAAAGTTTTACAAAAATGATCTAGGAGTGATGTCCTAAGGAACTATTTAGATCATCGAAATAAAATTCTATAGAAGATCTCGCACCAGACATTAGATTATTGATACTATGCAAAGTTGcaaattaatttattttgacATGTTCAAGATTTGGGTCTCTATTGTATAATACAAGACCTTtttcaaattgaaaatcatttagtTAGCTATAATCATGACTTAAGCCATGAAACCTTAAACCCTATACCCTATACCCTAAACCACAAACCCTGAAGTAAAGCGGGCTTTCAAAACACAAACGAAATTAAAagcaaaacatttaaaaattcTAAGCGGCAATAAAAACAGAAACGCACCTGTTTgccaaaatgaaaaatcaaataaaaagagagaCACTACCAAAAAAccccaattctctctctctctctctctctctctctctctctc encodes the following:
- the LOC133744842 gene encoding uncharacterized mitochondrial protein AtMg00810-like, whose translation is MADELQALHDNNTWCVVRIPKGKKVVGSRWVYKTKLHSDGSVERHKARLVAHGFTQTYGVDYKETFAPVAKMSTMRVLLSVAVNHAWPLYQMDVKNVFLHGDLEEKVYMKLPPSHPQSHDPKIVCKLHKSIYGLKQSPRAWYAKLSSVLEEVGFQRSNADSSLFVRIGSTSKLVVLIYVDDLIVTGDNVEEINTLKQSLRNRFALKDLGILKYFLGIEVATSQKGLFLNQRKYVPDLLQDTDLQDCKPACTPLDSKLQFDVQGEPLLNVSYYQRLVVKLIYRTITRPDIAYAVSIVSHFMHSPTLAHLHIVKRILRYLKGSVGTGVLIKNNGNTQIMGYTDADWAGNSLDCKSTTGFCTFVGGNLVTWKSKKQTVVALSSVEAAEYRAMASTACELIW